A portion of the Punica granatum isolate Tunisia-2019 chromosome 7, ASM765513v2, whole genome shotgun sequence genome contains these proteins:
- the LOC116213936 gene encoding F-box/FBD/LRR-repeat protein At1g13570-like isoform X2: protein MLGRARLLDFFLSPLQIPPVLIFPLNILGTSLFRSQSGVMAAGTERPSSKRNWARRRAGKPSLEGEDQDRISDLPVDLIERILCLLPLREAARTSILSRSWRYTWTALTELVFDEHCTPLPSRDKSIAERLVKIIDTVLLHHWGPIKKFVLSHGRFKGTSDIDRWIMHLSRMSVTDFTFHLEYNDPFCIPSCLFHCRHLVKLDLAHCSLKLPPAFEGFENLESLQLTAVNLTQDSLEKLISSCPQLSELDLLLADHITHLTIDAPNLKELAIYGDLGDINFGCNSLTRVEMGSFYMEYEHAQANEYHSNLEKFFTQLLLIRVLRIEEEGLKYLSVGKVPTVLPNPIVNLEIIVIKADLSCLRDALTTLCILRSSPNLEQIVFSLCSEHEVADEDEIEDCSEIYRSPSPLKALRFVSVCDSNNRPQEMSFLKFVLLNSPVLEKMEVHVSRAGPDMIRADKLLEKLEQFQRASAQAQIIVG, encoded by the exons ATGTTGGGGCGTGCACGGCTgcttgatttttttctttccccccTACAAATCCCCCCCGTTTTGATTTTCCCACTGAATATTCTTGGCACCTCCCTCTTCCGTTCACAGTCAGGTGTCATGGCGGCAGGAACAGAACGCCCCTCATCCAAGCGTAACTGG GCGAGGAGAAGAGCCGGCAAACCTTCACTAGAAGGGGAAGACCAAGACAGGATCAGCGATTTACCCGTGGATTTGATAGAAAGGATCTTGTGCCTTTTGCCGCTCAGGGAAGCGGCGAGGACTAGTATCTTGTCTAGGAGCTGGAGATACACGTGGACGGCTCTCACGGAGCTAGTCTTTGATGAACACTGCACTCCCTTACCCTCCCGAGACAAGTCCATTGCCGAGAGGCTGGTGAAAATTATTGACACCGTCCTCTTGCATCACTGGGGTCCTATAAAGAAGTTTGTGCTCTCTCATGGGAGGTTTAAAGGCACCAGTGACATCGACCGCTGGATAATGCACCTGTCGAGGATGTCCGTGACTGACTTCACCTTTCACCTTGAGTATAACGATCCGTTCTGCATTCCATCCTGTTTGTTTCACTGCCGACATTTGGTTAAGTTGGACCTCGCGCATTGTTCGCTTAAACTGCCTCCTGCATTTGAAGGGTTTGAAAATCTGGAAAGCTTGCAGCTTACTGCAGTTAACTTGACTCAAGATTCACTTGAGAAACTAATCTCTAGTTGCCCTCAATTGAGTGAACTGGATTTGTTGCTAGCTGATCATATTACCCATCTCACCATTGATGCACCCAATCTTAAGGAACTTGCAATCTACGGTGATTTAGGAGACATTAATTTTGGCTGCAACTCTTTGACTCGAGTAGAAATGGGCTCATTTTATATGGAGTATGAGCATGCTCAAGCCAATGAATATCACAGCAATCTGGAGAAATTCTTCACGCAGCTGCTGCTCATCCGGGTTCTCCGAATTGAGGAGGAAGGACTAAAG TATTTATCAGTTGGTAAGGTTCCAACGGTGTTGCCGAATCCAATTGTCAATCTGGAGATCATCGTCATCAAAGCAGACCTGAGCTGTCTTAGGGATGCTTTAACTACACTTTGCATCCTAAGGAGTTCCCCCAACCTAGAACAGATAGTTTTCAGTTTA TGTTCAGAACATGAAGTGGCTGATGAGGATGAAATTGAAGACTGTAGCGAGATATACCGTTCACCTTCTCCACTGAAGGCTTTGAGGTTTGTCAGTGTTTGTGATTCAAACAACAGGCCGCAGGAAATGAGCTTTTTGAAATTTGTCCTTTTGAACTCGCCAGTcttggagaagatggaagTTCACGTCTCCCGTGCTGGTCCAGATATGATCAGAGCAGACAAGTTGTTGGAAAAGTTGGAGCAGTTTCAAAGAGCTTCTGCTCAGGCACAGATCATCGTTGGCTAG
- the LOC116213936 gene encoding F-box/FBD/LRR-repeat protein At1g13570-like isoform X1 gives MLGRARLLDFFLSPLQIPPVLIFPLNILGTSLFRSQSGVMAAGTERPSSKRNWARRRAGKPSLEGEDQDRISDLPVDLIERILCLLPLREAARTSILSRSWRYTWTALTELVFDEHCTPLPSRDKSIAERLVKIIDTVLLHHWGPIKKFVLSHGRFKGTSDIDRWIMHLSRMSVTDFTFHLEYNDPFCIPSCLFHCRHLVKLDLAHCSLKLPPAFEGFENLESLQLTAVNLTQDSLEKLISSCPQLSELDLLLADHITHLTIDAPNLKELAIYGDLGDINFGCNSLTRVEMGSFYMEYEHAQANEYHSNLEKFFTQLLLIRVLRIEEEGLKYLSVGKVPTVLPNPIVNLEIIVIKADLSCLRDALTTLCILRSSPNLEQIVFSLCSEHEVADEDEIEDCSEIYRSPSPLKALSLGEDGSSRLPCWSRYDQSRQVVGKVGAVSKSFCSGTDHRWLGYSELCSWNWLGDAIALYVLSLWFSLP, from the exons ATGTTGGGGCGTGCACGGCTgcttgatttttttctttccccccTACAAATCCCCCCCGTTTTGATTTTCCCACTGAATATTCTTGGCACCTCCCTCTTCCGTTCACAGTCAGGTGTCATGGCGGCAGGAACAGAACGCCCCTCATCCAAGCGTAACTGG GCGAGGAGAAGAGCCGGCAAACCTTCACTAGAAGGGGAAGACCAAGACAGGATCAGCGATTTACCCGTGGATTTGATAGAAAGGATCTTGTGCCTTTTGCCGCTCAGGGAAGCGGCGAGGACTAGTATCTTGTCTAGGAGCTGGAGATACACGTGGACGGCTCTCACGGAGCTAGTCTTTGATGAACACTGCACTCCCTTACCCTCCCGAGACAAGTCCATTGCCGAGAGGCTGGTGAAAATTATTGACACCGTCCTCTTGCATCACTGGGGTCCTATAAAGAAGTTTGTGCTCTCTCATGGGAGGTTTAAAGGCACCAGTGACATCGACCGCTGGATAATGCACCTGTCGAGGATGTCCGTGACTGACTTCACCTTTCACCTTGAGTATAACGATCCGTTCTGCATTCCATCCTGTTTGTTTCACTGCCGACATTTGGTTAAGTTGGACCTCGCGCATTGTTCGCTTAAACTGCCTCCTGCATTTGAAGGGTTTGAAAATCTGGAAAGCTTGCAGCTTACTGCAGTTAACTTGACTCAAGATTCACTTGAGAAACTAATCTCTAGTTGCCCTCAATTGAGTGAACTGGATTTGTTGCTAGCTGATCATATTACCCATCTCACCATTGATGCACCCAATCTTAAGGAACTTGCAATCTACGGTGATTTAGGAGACATTAATTTTGGCTGCAACTCTTTGACTCGAGTAGAAATGGGCTCATTTTATATGGAGTATGAGCATGCTCAAGCCAATGAATATCACAGCAATCTGGAGAAATTCTTCACGCAGCTGCTGCTCATCCGGGTTCTCCGAATTGAGGAGGAAGGACTAAAG TATTTATCAGTTGGTAAGGTTCCAACGGTGTTGCCGAATCCAATTGTCAATCTGGAGATCATCGTCATCAAAGCAGACCTGAGCTGTCTTAGGGATGCTTTAACTACACTTTGCATCCTAAGGAGTTCCCCCAACCTAGAACAGATAGTTTTCAGTTTA TGTTCAGAACATGAAGTGGCTGATGAGGATGAAATTGAAGACTGTAGCGAGATATACCGTTCACCTTCTCCACTGAAGGCTTTGAG TcttggagaagatggaagTTCACGTCTCCCGTGCTGGTCCAGATATGATCAGAGCAGACAAGTTGTTGGAAAAGTTGGAGCAGTTTCAAAGAGCTTCTGCTCAGGCACAGATCATCGTTGGCTAGGATACTCCGAGCTATGCAGCTGGAATTGGCTTGGCGATGCAATTGCTCTCTATGTTTTGTCTCTGTGGTTCAGTTTGCCCTAA